A stretch of the Fusobacterium varium genome encodes the following:
- the bioD gene encoding ATP-dependent dethiobiotin synthetase BioD has product MSLNKGYFIIGTDTGIGKTYVSTLLYQGVKKINGGYYKPVQSGAFEMLGKLVSPDVEFLCEYNKIPYDVDMTTYLLRAEVSPHLAAEIDKTEVKPEKIKKHWEKLTKKYDTLIVEGAGGLFVPIIRGKYYMYDLVKMLDIPVIVVTGNRVGSINHTMLTVNALQNMGIKIQGFIFNSIERSYDRTGYEKDNRNVIMQMSGIENHLLLKYGQDAIDKIDLLKFLEGDAK; this is encoded by the coding sequence ATGAGTTTGAATAAGGGTTATTTTATAATAGGTACAGATACAGGAATTGGGAAGACCTATGTGAGTACCCTTCTTTATCAAGGCGTAAAAAAAATAAATGGAGGTTATTATAAGCCAGTTCAAAGTGGAGCTTTTGAAATGCTAGGAAAATTAGTATCTCCAGATGTAGAATTTTTATGTGAATATAATAAAATTCCATATGATGTTGATATGACAACATATCTGCTGAGAGCTGAGGTATCTCCGCATTTGGCAGCTGAAATAGATAAAACAGAAGTAAAACCTGAAAAAATAAAAAAGCATTGGGAAAAATTAACTAAAAAATATGATACTTTAATAGTGGAAGGAGCAGGTGGATTATTTGTTCCTATTATCAGAGGAAAGTATTATATGTATGATTTAGTAAAAATGCTGGATATACCAGTAATAGTGGTTACTGGAAATAGAGTAGGAAGTATAAATCATACAATGCTCACAGTAAATGCACTGCAGAATATGGGAATAAAAATACAAGGATTTATATTTAATTCTATTGAAAGATCATATGACAGAACAGGATATGAAAAAGATAATAGAAATGTTATAATGCAGATGAGCGGAATAGAAAATCATTTGCTGTTAAAATATGGTCAAGATGCAATAGATAAAATAGATCTTTTAAAGTTTTTAGAAGGAGATGCAAAGTAA
- the bioA gene encoding adenosylmethionine--8-amino-7-oxononanoate aminotransferase BioA translates to MNKLSELQEKDLKYIFHPCSQMKDYEELPPMVITKAEGIYLEDEFGNRYMDCVSSWWVNLFGHCNQRINKVITEQINKLEHVIFVNFSHEAAIELSERLHRVVPKGIEKFLFADNGSSSIEMALKLSFQYHQQTGNPEKKKFISLANAYHGETIGALGVGDVDLFTSLYKPLIKEGIKAKGPDCFYCPYQKNFDYCEAECFENTEKIIKENHKEIACVIIEPMVQGAAGMKIYSSVYIKKLREITKKYNIHLIADEIAVGFGRTGKMFAMEHAGVSPDMICMAKGLSAGYYPMSIIGITQNIYEAFYCDYLEGKSFLHSHTYSGNPLGCRIAVEVLKIFEEENVLETVRKKGEYLRKKAIELFKDNKNIGEYRQLGFIGAMEFVKDKDTKELFDSKERAGYEIYKIALKKGAILRPLGNIIYFMPPYTITEEEIDKMLLICKESIEEYLKNRNTN, encoded by the coding sequence ATGAATAAACTAAGTGAACTGCAAGAGAAGGATTTAAAATACATATTTCATCCATGTTCACAAATGAAAGATTATGAAGAACTTCCTCCCATGGTAATAACCAAAGCTGAAGGAATATACTTAGAAGATGAATTTGGAAATAGGTATATGGATTGTGTGTCAAGTTGGTGGGTAAATCTTTTTGGACACTGTAATCAAAGAATAAATAAAGTTATAACTGAACAGATAAATAAATTGGAACATGTTATTTTTGTAAATTTTTCACATGAAGCAGCTATTGAACTTTCAGAAAGATTACATAGAGTAGTTCCAAAAGGAATAGAAAAATTTCTTTTTGCTGATAATGGTTCATCAAGTATTGAAATGGCTTTGAAACTTAGTTTTCAATATCATCAGCAGACAGGTAATCCAGAAAAGAAAAAATTTATTTCACTTGCTAATGCTTATCATGGAGAAACAATTGGAGCTTTAGGTGTTGGAGATGTAGATTTATTTACAAGTTTGTACAAACCTCTTATAAAAGAGGGAATAAAAGCAAAGGGACCTGATTGTTTTTATTGTCCATACCAAAAAAACTTCGATTATTGTGAAGCAGAGTGTTTTGAAAATACGGAAAAAATAATAAAAGAAAACCATAAAGAAATAGCTTGTGTTATAATTGAACCTATGGTACAGGGTGCAGCAGGAATGAAAATTTATTCTTCTGTATATATCAAAAAATTAAGAGAAATAACTAAGAAATATAATATTCACCTTATAGCTGATGAGATAGCTGTTGGATTTGGAAGAACTGGGAAAATGTTTGCAATGGAGCATGCTGGAGTTTCTCCAGATATGATATGTATGGCTAAAGGTTTGTCAGCGGGGTATTATCCTATGTCAATAATAGGAATTACACAAAATATATATGAAGCTTTCTATTGTGATTATTTAGAAGGAAAATCTTTCCTTCATTCTCATACTTATTCAGGGAACCCATTAGGGTGCAGAATAGCAGTAGAAGTATTGAAAATATTTGAAGAAGAGAATGTCCTTGAGACAGTAAGAAAAAAGGGAGAATATCTGAGAAAGAAAGCCATAGAATTATTTAAAGATAATAAAAATATTGGAGAATATAGACAGTTAGGCTTTATAGGGGCAATGGAATTTGTAAAAGATAAAGATACAAAAGAACTTTTTGATTCTAAAGAAAGAGCAGGATATGAGATATATAAAATAGCTTTAAAAAAAGGAGCAATATTAAGACCTCTTGGAAATATTATATATTTTATGCCTCCATATACTATAACAGAAGAAGAAATAGATAAAATGCTTTTGATATGTAAGGAATCCATTGAAGAGTACTTAAAAAACAGGAATACTAATTAA
- a CDS encoding putative efflux transporter, giving the protein MLKIILEILKLALPAVGEMILYMMIWVLDTIMVGKHSGQLGVSAVGLSSEVMYTFTNIIVAMGLSISITSIISRAIGGKNYEKARLTSDIALRLGLIFAFLMGGIFFCFPEKILTIVGAEKDILSLATKYMRICSLAVMCNMTTNIFNGIFRGCKNTKTPLFTAIIVNVVNLSLDYLLIFGKFGAPELGVVGGAIATVAGNVCGLLFTLSQLKKIPFKLSPLAPFNKEYFKELVKLTIPSSLQEGAFSINKLINVAVIMTLGSLSFASNQIAITIESISFMPGWGFAIACTSLTGYCIGQKDYAKAKTYINYSIYLASGIMGLFSIIFLIFPEKLISLFIKSSETEVIALGTACLMLASIEQIPIAISMVLGGALKGTGDSKTPFKIVLFTNWVIRLPLVYYYIYLRRSSVTYFWKITALQWIIEAVIIFIVYRHKWKKYYQIPDLKEKIA; this is encoded by the coding sequence ATGTTAAAAATAATACTGGAAATTTTGAAGTTAGCTCTTCCAGCTGTTGGGGAAATGATTCTTTATATGATGATATGGGTATTGGATACCATCATGGTCGGAAAACACAGTGGACAATTAGGAGTTTCTGCTGTTGGTCTTAGTTCAGAAGTAATGTACACATTTACAAATATAATTGTTGCTATGGGACTATCAATTTCTATTACTTCAATAATCTCAAGAGCAATAGGTGGAAAAAATTATGAAAAAGCAAGATTAACTTCTGATATTGCTTTAAGATTAGGACTTATCTTTGCTTTTTTAATGGGAGGAATTTTTTTCTGTTTTCCAGAAAAAATATTGACAATTGTAGGAGCAGAAAAAGATATTCTATCTCTTGCAACTAAATATATGAGAATATGTTCTCTTGCTGTAATGTGCAATATGACAACAAATATATTCAATGGAATATTCAGAGGATGTAAGAATACTAAAACTCCTCTTTTTACAGCCATAATTGTAAATGTAGTGAACCTATCTCTTGATTATTTACTTATATTTGGTAAATTTGGTGCTCCTGAATTAGGTGTTGTAGGAGGTGCCATTGCTACTGTTGCTGGAAATGTATGTGGACTTTTATTTACTTTGAGTCAATTAAAAAAAATACCATTTAAACTAAGCCCATTGGCTCCATTTAATAAAGAATATTTTAAGGAATTGGTAAAATTGACTATTCCTTCATCATTGCAGGAAGGAGCTTTCAGTATAAATAAATTAATAAATGTAGCTGTCATAATGACACTTGGAAGTCTATCTTTTGCTTCCAATCAGATAGCTATTACAATTGAAAGTATCTCCTTTATGCCTGGTTGGGGATTTGCTATAGCATGTACTTCTCTTACTGGATATTGTATAGGTCAAAAAGATTATGCAAAAGCTAAGACATATATAAATTATTCTATATATCTTGCTTCTGGAATTATGGGATTATTTTCTATAATCTTCCTTATTTTTCCTGAAAAACTTATTTCTCTTTTTATTAAAAGTAGTGAAACTGAAGTTATAGCTCTTGGAACAGCCTGCCTTATGCTTGCTTCAATAGAACAGATACCTATTGCTATTTCTATGGTATTAGGAGGAGCTTTAAAAGGAACTGGAGACAGCAAGACTCCATTTAAAATAGTTTTATTTACAAACTGGGTAATACGGCTTCCTCTTGTATACTATTATATTTATTTAAGAAGGAGCTCTGTAACTTACTTTTGGAAAATAACAGCTCTGCAGTGGATAATAGAAGCTGTTATTATCTTTATTGTATATCGTCACAAGTGGAAAAAATATTATCAAATCCCAGATTTAAAAGAAAAAATTGCATAA
- a CDS encoding GTP-binding protein — MIKGNTDGIKDFILNELDSLHDITVEKNKIIEPEMLALIASVSSRINREINIAIDRKGNVTEISIGDSSSVQLPFLNVQEKRLSGTRVIHTHPSGSSNLSNIDISALTKLKLDCIVAIGINEDYITGMSIGFCSVDGNDLSHEVIGPLSVEEIVNYDFLSKIDEIENFLKKREVIENDDEYAILVGLDDNESLDELAELARACNVKVVAKFFQKKTKIDPCYFIGPGKAQELAVFKQLKKANLIIFDEELSGLQVRNLEELTSCKVIDRTILILEIFATRARTREAKIQVELAQLKYRSSRLLGFGSTMSRTGGGVGTKGPGEKKLEIDKRRIRETIYDLKQELEKIRKTRITQREKRDESGIPKISLVGYTNVGKSTLRNLLVDMYAADNTSKKEAVFAENMLFATLDITTRAIVLPDKRVASLTDTVGFVRKLPHDLVEAFKSTLEEVSFSDLIIHIVDVSSETAPEQILAVEKVLGELNALDKPSFLALNKFEMASPEQIAAIKENFSKYQMIEISAKENKNIDEFLQMTVSLLPQTTRKCTYLIPYSDTSMSAFLHRNSIIQEEKYEGEGIMISAIVNDEVYNKCKKFMIEENIC; from the coding sequence ATGATAAAAGGAAATACAGATGGCATTAAAGATTTTATTTTAAATGAATTAGATTCTCTTCATGATATAACAGTTGAAAAAAATAAGATAATAGAACCAGAAATGCTTGCTCTTATAGCTTCAGTAAGCAGCAGAATAAACCGGGAAATTAATATTGCAATTGACAGAAAAGGAAATGTTACAGAAATATCCATTGGTGACAGCAGCAGTGTACAATTGCCTTTTTTAAATGTACAGGAAAAAAGATTGAGCGGAACAAGAGTTATCCATACTCACCCCAGCGGAAGTTCAAATCTATCTAACATAGATATATCTGCTCTTACAAAATTAAAATTAGACTGTATAGTTGCTATTGGAATAAATGAAGATTATATAACAGGAATGAGTATTGGATTTTGCAGTGTAGATGGAAATGACCTTTCACATGAAGTTATTGGCCCTTTATCTGTAGAAGAAATTGTAAATTATGACTTTCTTTCTAAAATTGATGAAATAGAAAACTTCCTAAAAAAAAGAGAAGTTATTGAAAATGATGATGAATATGCAATTCTTGTAGGTTTAGATGATAACGAAAGTCTTGATGAACTAGCTGAATTAGCCAGAGCATGCAATGTTAAAGTAGTAGCTAAATTCTTTCAAAAGAAAACCAAAATAGATCCATGTTATTTTATTGGACCTGGAAAAGCACAGGAACTTGCTGTTTTTAAACAATTAAAAAAAGCTAATCTTATTATTTTTGATGAGGAACTCAGTGGTCTGCAAGTAAGAAATTTAGAGGAACTTACAAGCTGTAAAGTTATTGACAGAACTATACTTATTCTTGAAATATTTGCTACAAGAGCTAGAACAAGAGAAGCAAAAATTCAAGTAGAACTTGCACAATTAAAATATAGGAGCAGCAGGCTTCTTGGTTTTGGATCTACAATGTCTAGAACTGGTGGTGGAGTAGGAACAAAAGGACCTGGAGAAAAAAAACTGGAAATTGATAAAAGAAGAATAAGGGAAACTATCTATGATTTAAAACAGGAGTTAGAAAAAATAAGAAAAACAAGAATAACTCAAAGGGAGAAAAGAGATGAATCTGGTATACCTAAAATATCTCTTGTTGGATATACAAATGTCGGAAAATCTACCCTTAGAAATCTTCTTGTTGATATGTATGCAGCAGATAACACTTCCAAAAAAGAAGCTGTTTTTGCTGAAAATATGCTTTTTGCGACTTTAGATATTACTACCAGAGCAATAGTTCTTCCAGATAAAAGAGTTGCCTCTCTTACTGATACAGTAGGATTTGTCAGAAAACTCCCACATGATTTAGTAGAGGCTTTTAAATCCACTCTTGAAGAAGTAAGCTTTTCTGATTTAATAATACATATTGTTGATGTATCAAGTGAAACTGCTCCTGAACAAATTTTAGCTGTAGAAAAAGTATTGGGAGAATTAAATGCTTTAGATAAACCATCTTTTCTTGCATTAAATAAATTTGAAATGGCCTCGCCAGAACAGATTGCCGCTATAAAAGAAAATTTTAGTAAATATCAAATGATAGAAATCAGTGCTAAAGAAAATAAAAATATTGATGAATTTTTACAAATGACTGTATCTCTTTTACCACAAACTACTAGAAAATGTACTTATCTCATACCTTACAGTGATACTTCCATGAGTGCTTTTCTTCATAGAAATTCTATTATTCAAGAAGAAAAATATGAAGGGGAAGGTATAATGATAAGTGCTATAGTCAATGATGAAGTATACAACAAATGCAAAAAATTCATGATTGAGGAGAATATATGTTAA
- a CDS encoding sodium:proton antiporter — protein MKKLGLLPRLIVGLIAGIIVGKIGFIPLLRVMLTFNGLFGNFLQFVIPLIILGFVAPGIGDLGKKAGKLLAVTTVLAYGSTIVSGSLAFFTNSILLRKILPAGAALAEGSHPEAGLLTGYLTVDMPPIMGVMTALLMAFTLGIGIAVVEGTTIKNFMNEVQTIVEKIITNIIIPFLPLYVAGIFANMTYAGEIVKIMSVFAKVFGIIIILHFVILLVQYTIAGTLSGANPILLIRKMLPAYFTAIGTQSSAATIPVTLNQTKQNGVNEGIADFTIPLCATIHLSGSTITLVSCSMAVMMLNGMPITFSGMFGFILMLGVTMVAAPGVPGGAVMAALGLLESMLGFGPELTSLMIALYLTQDSFGTACNVTGDGAIAIIVNRIAGFKLIPPVKQK, from the coding sequence ATGAAAAAACTCGGGTTATTACCAAGACTTATAGTAGGTCTAATAGCAGGTATCATTGTAGGTAAAATAGGATTTATTCCATTACTGAGAGTTATGCTTACATTTAATGGATTATTTGGAAACTTTTTACAATTTGTAATTCCATTAATAATCTTAGGATTTGTAGCACCAGGTATTGGAGACTTAGGTAAAAAAGCTGGAAAACTGTTGGCAGTTACTACAGTTCTTGCATATGGTTCGACAATTGTGTCTGGATCATTAGCATTCTTTACAAATTCTATCTTACTTAGAAAAATACTTCCAGCAGGAGCTGCTTTAGCTGAAGGAAGTCATCCAGAAGCAGGGCTTTTAACTGGATATCTGACAGTTGATATGCCTCCGATTATGGGAGTTATGACAGCATTATTAATGGCATTTACACTTGGTATAGGAATAGCAGTGGTTGAAGGAACAACAATTAAAAACTTTATGAATGAAGTTCAGACAATTGTTGAAAAGATAATAACAAATATTATTATTCCATTCTTGCCTTTATATGTAGCAGGAATATTTGCTAATATGACCTATGCTGGAGAAATAGTAAAGATCATGTCTGTATTTGCAAAAGTATTTGGAATAATTATAATTCTTCACTTTGTTATTCTATTGGTTCAATATACAATAGCAGGAACTTTATCAGGTGCTAATCCAATATTGTTAATAAGAAAAATGCTTCCAGCATATTTTACAGCAATAGGAACACAATCATCAGCAGCAACTATTCCAGTTACTCTTAATCAAACAAAACAAAATGGAGTAAATGAAGGAATTGCAGATTTTACTATTCCTTTATGCGCAACTATTCATCTATCAGGAAGTACAATAACACTTGTAAGCTGCTCAATGGCAGTTATGATGTTGAATGGAATGCCAATCACATTCTCAGGAATGTTTGGATTCATACTTATGCTGGGAGTAACAATGGTAGCAGCACCAGGAGTGCCAGGTGGAGCAGTTATGGCGGCTTTGGGATTATTAGAAAGTATGTTGGGATTTGGTCCTGAGCTTACATCTTTAATGATAGCTTTATACCTGACTCAAGATAGTTTTGGAACTGCTTGCAATGTAACTGGAGATGGAGCAATTGCCATAATTGTTAATAGAATTGCAGGATTTAAACTGATTCCTCCAGTTAAACAAAAATAA
- a CDS encoding putative transposase, with translation MQKLTNNNIFFQLNQPKLFNFLQYEISDNDPVRKLSSILEGLDFSSLMQVFSYKTKVHPIRMFSIIVYAYSRNLTSTRDIEMACRENIKFRFFLQNSKIPVHSTISRFLAKTEDILPDLFEQFVEKILEMENISTETIYIDGTKIEAYANKYSFVWKKSIEKYRDRLDEKILELISNFNDDFNLQYDNFLEIYSYLSNLNFQIVKGRGKRKSKEQKYLELCAEYIEKYQKYSNHFKNLNGRNSYSKTDIDATFMRMKDDHMRNGQLKPGYNLQIGVISEYISSYEIFSNPSDSKTLIPFLEKISSQNLEVKNIVADAGYESILNYEYLEKMSYTSYIKPIYFEKSKIRKFKNDLNRVENLIYNHSENKLFRKDGLELEFLYSNKNNTVQYFWNPETNKKIKYNARFRILSNKSKENVSSNYGKQLRMNRSIQVEGAFAVLKEDMKLRKLKVRSKKSVLREICLFCIAYNFNRYLSRNINNRLGTTLHSLKVA, from the coding sequence ATGCAAAAACTAACTAATAATAACATTTTTTTTCAATTAAATCAACCCAAACTTTTTAACTTTTTACAATATGAAATTTCTGATAATGATCCTGTAAGAAAACTTAGCTCAATATTGGAGGGATTAGATTTTAGTAGTTTAATGCAAGTATTTTCTTACAAAACAAAGGTACATCCTATCAGAATGTTTTCTATCATTGTTTATGCCTATTCGCGCAATTTAACTTCTACTAGAGATATAGAAATGGCTTGCCGTGAAAATATTAAATTCAGGTTTTTTTTACAAAATTCTAAAATTCCTGTTCACTCTACTATTTCTAGATTTTTAGCAAAAACTGAAGATATTCTTCCAGATCTATTTGAACAATTCGTTGAAAAAATTCTTGAAATGGAAAATATTTCCACTGAAACAATATATATTGATGGCACTAAAATTGAAGCATATGCTAATAAATATTCATTTGTTTGGAAAAAATCTATTGAGAAATACAGAGATAGATTAGATGAAAAAATTCTTGAACTAATTTCAAATTTTAATGATGATTTCAACTTACAATATGACAACTTCCTTGAAATATATTCGTATCTTTCTAATTTGAATTTTCAAATAGTCAAAGGTAGAGGAAAGCGAAAATCTAAAGAACAAAAATATTTAGAATTATGCGCAGAATACATAGAAAAGTATCAAAAATATTCTAATCATTTTAAAAATCTTAATGGTAGAAATAGCTATTCAAAAACTGATATAGATGCTACTTTTATGAGAATGAAAGATGACCATATGAGAAATGGTCAATTAAAACCTGGATATAATCTGCAAATAGGAGTGATTAGTGAATATATTTCTTCATATGAAATTTTTTCTAACCCTTCTGATTCTAAAACTTTGATTCCATTTTTAGAGAAAATTTCATCTCAAAATTTAGAAGTTAAAAATATTGTAGCTGATGCAGGATATGAAAGTATTTTAAATTATGAATATTTGGAAAAAATGAGCTATACTTCATACATAAAACCAATATATTTTGAAAAATCTAAAATCAGAAAGTTTAAAAATGATTTAAACAGAGTAGAAAATTTAATATATAATCATTCTGAAAATAAGCTATTTAGAAAAGATGGATTAGAATTAGAATTTCTATACTCTAATAAAAATAATACAGTTCAATATTTTTGGAATCCTGAAACTAACAAAAAAATTAAGTACAATGCAAGATTTAGAATTTTATCAAATAAATCAAAAGAGAATGTATCAAGCAATTATGGAAAACAATTAAGAATGAACAGAAGTATTCAAGTAGAAGGTGCTTTTGCAGTTTTGAAAGAAGATATGAAATTGCGAAAATTAAAAGTTCGAAGTAAAAAAAGTGTTTTAAGAGAAATATGTTTGTTTTGTATTGCTTACAACTTCAACAGATATCTAAGCAGAAATATAAATAATCGCTTAGGAACAACACTTCACTCATTAAAAGTAGCTTAG